In Struthio camelus isolate bStrCam1 chromosome 20, bStrCam1.hap1, whole genome shotgun sequence, the DNA window GCCATTGACCCCGAAGTAAACTCGTAGATGTGAACTTAATGCTTATCACAGTAACTAAAACTAGCTTTCAGCAGAGATATGAGTAATTGTCACTGGAAAAACATATGGACGTTAGAATTTTAGCTGAATAACTATGATTTGGTATGTTAATGGAGCCTGGTTTAAACAGATCCTGGTTTGAGTTTTCTTCCGTGTGTGTCTTACGATGAGCTACTGTTCTTGTTCACAGGCCATCAAATCTCTCTCAAGAATTGCACAGACACAAGATGGCTTAGAGGCTTTATTTGTGAGCAGTTTGTTGAGTGACTTGAAAAATGTCATGGCAACAAATGACATTGTACGGTATAGAGTGTATGAGGTAAGAATGAGATAAATGTTAGCATTTGAGTTGCAGGGGACTGCAGTTCTAAGTTTAAAACGAATTTTAAGAAACTGTAAATATGCAGATTTTTAGCTGCTATACAAactcttcatttattcttttttaatcttgtcAAAAAAGTAGAAGAAGGTTAGAGCAATGTTGATTCTTAGATAacatcttaatttttctttctcccttatgGTACAAAGACGTAAAGAACTCAAGTGTTATTTACATCTTATTTTCTAATATGTTGTGCTTAGGGTGTTGGAAAGGCTACGCAGAGTTACTGCTAACGATATAATAGAATGcttgcttttctgaaaataaaaacaaaacagtttctgcAGTCTCCTCACCTTGAGATGTGAAGCCCTACTGAAAGTTCAGAAGGGGGAAGAAACGGAAGGAGATGCCAAATGTGTCACTCTAGATATGtaaggcaaaggaaaaataatgcaatttAGGCGTACTAGAGCTTAATAGGAATAGCAAtgattcttctgaagaaaagaagaaagtgtgaAAAGAGAGCAAATCCATGTGCTGTAAACCTGGACTTCTTTATGAACTTGTTTTTCAGGCAAATGTTTAGATGTATTATGAAACAGTAAATGCTAGCTTTAATGTATTTGTAGGCTTAATTTGTGTTTATAAGATGTGATTGTGAAGTGTTAACATTATAATGTTTTTCACAAGCCACTCTTTTTCCCATGCTCTTATTTAGTTAATTGTAGAGATCTCTTCAGTGTCAGCTGACTCGCTAAATTACTGTGCCAACAGTGGATTAATATCGGAGTTAATTGGAGAGCTGACTGGAGATGATGTTCTGGTCAGGTATGTTGGTAGTGAGTTTGCCAATGAGATTTCCCCCATAGTGAACACCTGTGTTTTAACACTCAACCTCTTAACacatttgtatgtttttcttttggaaccttcttcaggaaaaatagttacacccccccccccccccttattaaGTCTTGTATGTAAAATACTGTTTACTTTGAGAATGAAGATGAAGGCTTCCCCGATATGCTCCAATAGTTTTGATGCTGGACTGCAATATcagcacttctttttctttcttaaagatagCTGAGTGAGCTTGGAGGAATGTTGGACAGTTAGAtgggttttcttttatttgtttatttttctgtgctttaagaTTAGAAAAACTGTGTTTTTCCCTCAATCTCTAGGTATTCTAAAAATGCATCTGAATAGGAAAAATGAACTGTTTGTCTGTTGCAGAGCTACATGTATAGAGATGGTAACCTCACTGGCTTATACTCCCCATGGACGCCAATATCTTGCTCAACAAGGAGTTATTGATAAAATTTCCAATATTATCATTGGTGCGGAGTCTGATCCTTTCTCAGGCTTCTATTTACCAGGTGAAATCAtgcattttattaaaagcaaTCACTAAACAACACTGGAAACAATGTGTTAAATTGAGAGGACCCCTAAGCCTCAGTTTTGAAAGTTTATGTGAATTATTTGAATATTAGAACTCATGTATTGGGCatataaaaaaatactgaaggacAGTCTAATATGTGAATAATGTTTTTCACTAAGAGCGGTAGAGAAGATAAGATTTGGACAAACTGTACTGTAGATGTGAAGTTTAAGCATTATTGTAgcctttttgaatttttttcttaatcaggaATTAAGTAGCTGTTAGGTGAATTCATCTTGTAGTCACAGAGAAAATGTCACTACCTGAGCTATGCAAAGGATATTTCTAGGTTATGATGCTGTATTTCATAGCCTTAAATTTCCCTTGGCTCTCAAGGGAAActtattgcatttcttttgtaTTGCGTCTTCAAAATACTGGCTTGTTCCTTGGTGCTGTCTTTATCCTGATGCGTTTCAGGACAGTATTTGCATTTAACAGTACAGTGGAAACAAATCTTATATTAATATATATCTTTAATTATGGCATAACCAAAGTTATTGTTCCTGTACCCTGAATTTTTTTGTCTTGTCAGGATTTGTTAAATTTTTTGGAAACCTGGCTGTGGTAGACAGCCCACAGCAGATCTGTGAACGATACCCTGTATTTGTGGAGAAAGTCTTTGAAATGGCAGAAAGTCATGATCCAACCATGATCGGAGTGGCTGTAGACACGCTAGGAATCCTGGGATCAAACGTGGAAGGCAAACAGGTTTTACAGAAAACTAGTTCGTATCAAATTTTTCTATAATAAAACTCTCTCAGTATATTGTAATATGAGATTGATGTCGGATGATATAATAggggaaagaactgaaaaaacatttctgattctCATAATCATAGGTGTCTGAGTAGCTGTGGAAGAGCTATTGGTGGTTGTTAACTGTCTTGCCAGGCATGGCAGCGTGAAAGACCTGGCAGCTAGAATTGTGGTATTGCAGGCATGATTTGAGTTTTTTCTTGTGAGTTGCATCATACAAATCCTCAGTGATGCTGTAACTTTAGATTCCTTTGTTCCTATTGATATCATGGCTTCTTCCCCACTAGGGCAAGGAAAATACAGACGATCGTGTGATGACACTTCCCTTGAACTGTACTGTTTCTGTTACCATAAAATGGTCCCAAGTATTGAAATGAGATGCAagcccccctcccttttttttttaaatgaaaaatctgtGTTAGCAAATAGCTGTTGAAGCATTGTAGAATGGGACTGAAGACTTCTGATCACAAATATACTTGTGTCGGCACTTCCCAAGCTAACTCAATTATGTGTATAGCTTGCTTTTTGGAAGCCTTTGGATAGTCCAGagatatgaatgaaaataaagctttgatttttttttttttcttctttaccttgGAGCCATATGAAGCGAAAGAAATCTTGCACTGATTTAATTATAATAGTCAGAACCTGCCTTTCTTGGGTTGTATATCCAGCCTTCTTTCCACTAGTTAATTTAGTATAATGTCACTGATAGCAATTTTCTATTCCTATAGAGATCTGTCCAAACTAAATGAAAgcgtttttcttttcaaaggaagcAGATTCCAAAATCTGCTAAACAAAATAGGGCATCAGGCAAAGAATGCCCCAGCAGAGTTGAGACTTCGATGCTTGGAtgccatttcttctcttctttactTGCCTGTAAGTGGTTGTCCGGGGTGGTTTAAAACCTATGGAAGCTAAATTAGTGTGCATCTAACTGATGGTATGTTGGTTAGGTGCCTGTTCCTCGGTATCACAAATCACTAACTTTATTGTTTTGAAGTTCCCTGATTTGTTTGATGCTGAAGGTAAACATTGGAGTGTCTTTATAAGAAACTACATACTTGGAGTCCGTCTTCCCTTGATGATGTTACCTTGATTTCAAGGTTCAGGAGAATACACAGTATAATATTCTTACACTTTAAAGAGATGATGGCAAACTGCTTAAGTCTCTTGTGTGTTGTCCAAGTTCAGTGACCTAGTTTTAATAGTGTAGTTTTGATTGAGCTATTCTTGCTTATTGTGCAGGAGCCCACTCTAGCAGTAGTGTACCAAAATAGGATAATTCTGTCCTTCAAGCTTAATGAAATACAGAAAGCCTCTTATTCATGGAAATAAGCTTAAATTTTCAACTGTTTCAGTGTAATTGGTTGGTGGTACAGTCTATTTTTAACTTCTTTACCTATTGAACAGATGCTCCAAACTTGAAAGCTATTCATCATCCTAACCAAATTCTTTCATTTATGTACACTTCTCTCATATGTGTAGCCTGAGCAGCAGACAGAAGACCTTTTGAGAATGACTGAATCATGGTTCTCATCCTTGTCTAGCCAACCATTGGAACTCTTCAGGAGTATCAGTACTCAGCCGTTTCCTGATCTCCACTGTGGGGCTTTAAGGGTATTTACTGTACgtttacttctttttaaagattGAGTGGATTCTGTTGCCTTTTACAGTCTTAGATTGTCACAAACTTCTTGTTGCAGCTGTTAGAAATGAGGCctctttccctgtgccccagttGCATTCACTGTTTGTGTAATTCAGCAGACAGGTCAGGTCTGCAGTGCTTATTTTCTTGTAAAGTTGAGGGGGGGAACCCTCCAAACCTGGATTTTAAAAGGCTACTTTGATATTTGTTCGCAATGTATAAAAGCGAAGCACTGAGCTCCACTTGATTTTTAGTGGTAAGCGCTGCTGCTTGGTCAGGTGGTAGTTGTCATTATTGTATAGCATGAATATCCCTCTTCAGTTTTAATCTATTCCTTGCCTATATAGCTTAACATTGTTTGTATTACTGATTCAGGTTTCTAAAAtgagcattgtttttctttttcttcacctttAGGCTATTGCGAACCAACCGTGGGCCCAGA includes these proteins:
- the PSMD5 gene encoding 26S proteasome non-ATPase regulatory subunit 5 isoform X2 → MAEAAVAELLERACRPEAPLEELRALRLAAQAVPPAALRPCLRDAHLGALFGLLSAGDREQVSACVAILERLLQALDPLHLIRNLREELQKGLFHPDDSVKILTISQVGRIVENPDAIREIINSPELLRQIIYCIGGEKIAVAKEAIKSLSRIAQTQDGLEALFVSSLLSDLKNVMATNDIVRYRVYELIVEISSVSADSLNYCANSGLISELIGELTGDDVLVRATCIEMVTSLAYTPHGRQYLAQQGVIDKISNIIIGAESDPFSGFYLPGFVKFFGNLAVVDSPQQICERYPVFVEKVFEMAESHDPTMIGVAVDTLGILGSNVEGKQVLQKTRSRFQNLLNKIGHQAKNAPAELRLRCLDAISSLLYLPPEQQTEDLLRMTESWFSSLSSQPLELFRSISTQPFPDLHCGALRVFTAIANQPWAQKLMLDSPGFVEYIVDRSVEPDKASKDAKYELVKALVNSKTIAEVFGNQYYLRLRAYLHEGPYYVKAVSTTAVEGAE
- the PSMD5 gene encoding 26S proteasome non-ATPase regulatory subunit 5 isoform X1 — encoded protein: MAEAAVAELLERACRPEAPLEELRALRLAAQAVPPAALRPCLRDAHLGALFGLLSAGDREQVSACVAILERLLQALDPLHLIRNLREELQKGLFHPDDSVKILTISQVGRIVENPDAIREIINSPELLRQIIYCIGGEKIAVAKEAIKSLSRIAQTQDGLEALFVSSLLSDLKNVMATNDIVRYRVYELIVEISSVSADSLNYCANSGLISELIGELTGDDVLVRATCIEMVTSLAYTPHGRQYLAQQGVIDKISNIIIGAESDPFSGFYLPGFVKFFGNLAVVDSPQQICERYPVFVEKVFEMAESHDPTMIGVAVDTLGILGSNVEGKQVLQKTRSRFQNLLNKIGHQAKNAPAELRLRCLDAISSLLYLPPEQQTEDLLRMTESWFSSLSSQPLELFRSISTQPFPDLHCGALRAIANQPWAQKLMLDSPGFVEYIVDRSVEPDKASKDAKYELVKALVNSKTIAEVFGNQYYLRLRAYLHEGPYYVKAVSTTAVEGAE